The Psychromonas sp. MME1 genome window below encodes:
- a CDS encoding methyl-accepting chemotaxis protein codes for MSLTIKQKIYFLLFFSMFAIITIGYRGISLVKEEMFEARKTQLKVQLESVENLLKLYQERVQMGELTSEQAKQAFYITLQNLGYDDNGYFFAFTSDMILRVSAKGKKSGNNIGNVKDSDGRYVYRDLLQATKNSSGRGYVEYQFPREVNGTPESKLSYSIAFKPWDLVVGTGIYISDVEAKARHATIAMLLAASVALVVMLFISYFIMKAIVNPIKNIQSVMLKAENGDLTERIDIENSADELGILSQSINAMLEEFHQLLKNLAASSTFLIDAASGLSVIAAQTNRGVVKQTDEIQTVVSAIEQMSLTVKEVEGNTFNAANATAEASEMINSASKMVADTIDLIDNAASKIDDASAVVDELKIGSAEIAQVLNVITGISDQTNLLALNAAIEAARAGEAGRGFAVVADEVRSLAHSTQNSTVEIQKIIEKLQNLALSAAANMAEGKDATKKTIEAAAETDHNLKRVVEYVDNINQMTGQISSATTEQAAVSEEIARAMVSINDISVETGHASDQTRTESENVRSLAQKVDQSVAKFTI; via the coding sequence ATGTCACTGACCATCAAGCAGAAAATCTATTTTCTGTTGTTCTTTTCTATGTTTGCCATTATTACTATCGGTTATAGGGGGATCTCTTTAGTTAAAGAGGAAATGTTTGAAGCGCGCAAAACACAACTTAAAGTGCAACTTGAATCAGTCGAAAATTTGCTCAAACTATACCAAGAGCGCGTACAAATGGGCGAATTGACATCTGAGCAGGCAAAACAAGCGTTTTACATTACATTACAAAATCTCGGTTATGACGACAATGGATATTTTTTCGCTTTTACATCAGACATGATACTTCGTGTGTCGGCTAAAGGTAAAAAAAGTGGAAATAATATTGGCAATGTAAAAGATAGTGATGGGCGCTATGTTTATCGAGACCTTTTACAAGCGACTAAAAATAGTAGCGGACGTGGCTATGTTGAATATCAGTTTCCGCGCGAAGTAAATGGTACACCTGAGTCTAAGCTGTCCTATTCGATAGCGTTTAAACCATGGGATTTGGTGGTCGGTACTGGAATTTATATTAGTGATGTTGAAGCTAAAGCACGGCATGCGACAATTGCGATGTTATTGGCTGCTTCTGTCGCACTGGTTGTGATGTTATTTATTTCCTATTTCATAATGAAAGCTATCGTTAATCCTATTAAAAATATACAAAGTGTCATGTTAAAAGCTGAAAATGGCGATTTAACAGAGCGCATTGATATCGAAAACTCGGCAGATGAATTGGGAATATTAAGCCAATCTATTAATGCTATGCTCGAAGAGTTCCACCAACTTTTAAAAAATTTGGCAGCCTCTTCAACGTTTCTTATTGATGCAGCTTCCGGTTTGTCCGTGATTGCAGCACAAACAAACCGTGGTGTTGTAAAGCAGACCGATGAAATTCAAACGGTTGTCAGCGCCATTGAGCAGATGTCTCTAACCGTTAAAGAAGTTGAAGGTAATACATTTAATGCTGCTAATGCGACCGCTGAAGCAAGTGAAATGATTAACAGTGCTAGTAAGATGGTTGCTGACACTATCGATTTAATTGATAACGCGGCTAGTAAAATTGATGATGCTAGTGCTGTTGTTGATGAGCTTAAGATCGGCTCAGCAGAAATTGCGCAGGTCCTTAATGTCATTACCGGTATTTCTGATCAGACGAATTTGTTGGCACTTAATGCTGCTATTGAAGCAGCACGTGCTGGAGAAGCTGGACGTGGTTTCGCGGTGGTTGCAGATGAGGTGAGAAGTTTAGCGCATAGCACGCAAAACTCGACGGTTGAGATCCAAAAAATTATCGAGAAGTTACAAAATTTAGCGCTAAGTGCTGCCGCGAATATGGCGGAAGGTAAAGATGCAACGAAGAAAACAATCGAAGCAGCTGCAGAAACGGATCATAATTTGAAGCGAGTGGTCGAGTATGTCGATAATATTAATCAGATGACAGGGCAGATTTCCTCAGCGACAACGGAACAAGCCGCTGTATCTGAAGAAATTGCGCGTGCTATGGTCAGTATTAATGACATTTCCGTTGAAACAGGTCATGCAAGTGATCAGACTCGGACAGAGAGCGAAAATGTTCGCTCTTTGGCGCAGAAAGTTGACCAGAGTGTCGCTAAATTTACCATCTAA
- the yccX gene encoding acylphosphatase, producing the protein MSDIGCKVIVTGHVQGVGFRYFTLKEAQLYGLTGHAKNLNNGNVEVLLYGDRDDIDKMVKWLSMGPKTARVDEVQVTEVPYCEELDFNCG; encoded by the coding sequence ATGAGTGATATTGGTTGTAAGGTAATTGTTACTGGGCACGTTCAAGGCGTAGGATTTCGTTATTTTACCCTTAAAGAAGCACAGCTCTATGGGTTAACTGGACACGCGAAAAATCTCAATAATGGCAATGTTGAAGTGTTACTTTATGGTGATAGAGATGATATTGACAAAATGGTTAAGTGGTTAAGCATGGGACCAAAAACAGCACGTGTAGATGAGGTACAAGTTACTGAAGTCCCGTATTGCGAGGAGTTAGATTTTAATTGTGGTTAA
- the dinG gene encoding ATP-dependent DNA helicase DinG, with protein sequence MLTDSLKKQIRTSYELITQALPNFSKRKSQNYLLAEIAKVLSGEYDKSRRILVAEAGTGIGKSMAYILAALPVAQRNNKKLVISTATITLQEQLIKKDLPFFIRHSDYKFTFTLAKGRQRYCCEHKLFNAQQDSSQAPLFTEKPQAGDRSLLKSLNDTYLDGKWAGDRDTWPTPIPERVWQHIVSDKFSCKRSLANHRQCPFHRARDAINKTDVIVVNHALLLADLELGGGIILPEPTNCFYILDEAHHFPKISRDFSSAQANIKGTLDWLKKIKSLIQHVNRVIKRQTTITPGMNMLDSAVELSKELKIVEHYFTANPHYFAQSEQYRFSMGELPDALIVNAVNIKTESKKCLSALNKLNSIIDEEIKDGHVKIAEVDPLLIESGLFAQRLENLHALWKMVSKERNNQHAPIASWVEKKDNDLYLNASPIEVGGILEYMFWSQAAGVVLCSATLTSLNNFDYFKRESGLKSNDGTQYLRLKSPFNYQQIPLIVADMKNEPTEAGFDDELVVKIDHYLLENKANLVLFASYWQMNLVVDKLAKKYSQALLVQGVLSRSKLVETHKKRCDQGLTSILFGTGSLSEGLDLPSHYLNNLIITKLPFAVPNSPVEEAHSEWIKAQGGNPFLQLSIPETSKKLIQSCGRLIRTEEDTGQIIILDKRVKTKRYGKSLLDALPPFDIRYEIKHDD encoded by the coding sequence ATGCTTACAGATTCTTTAAAAAAACAGATCCGAACAAGTTACGAACTCATTACGCAAGCATTACCTAATTTTAGTAAACGTAAATCGCAAAACTATTTACTCGCTGAAATAGCAAAAGTCCTAAGCGGTGAGTACGACAAATCACGTCGCATTCTTGTTGCCGAAGCTGGCACAGGCATTGGTAAATCGATGGCTTATATATTAGCCGCCCTCCCCGTTGCCCAACGTAACAATAAAAAATTAGTCATATCGACCGCAACCATCACTTTACAAGAACAATTAATTAAAAAAGATTTACCTTTTTTTATACGCCATAGTGATTACAAATTTACTTTTACACTAGCTAAAGGGCGGCAACGATATTGCTGCGAGCATAAATTATTTAACGCACAGCAAGACTCTTCGCAAGCACCATTATTCACCGAAAAACCGCAAGCAGGTGATCGCTCTTTATTGAAATCACTCAATGATACCTATTTAGATGGAAAGTGGGCAGGCGATCGTGACACTTGGCCAACCCCTATACCTGAGCGAGTTTGGCAACATATCGTTTCCGATAAATTTAGCTGCAAGCGTTCCCTTGCAAATCATCGCCAATGCCCATTCCATCGTGCTCGTGATGCTATTAATAAAACAGATGTTATTGTCGTAAACCATGCACTTTTGCTTGCTGACCTTGAACTCGGCGGCGGCATTATTTTACCTGAACCTACTAATTGTTTTTATATTCTCGACGAAGCACATCATTTCCCAAAAATATCGCGAGATTTTTCCAGTGCACAGGCAAATATTAAAGGCACATTAGACTGGTTGAAAAAAATAAAATCTTTAATACAGCATGTTAACCGCGTTATTAAACGTCAAACTACCATTACGCCGGGTATGAATATGCTCGATAGTGCCGTTGAATTAAGCAAAGAGCTAAAAATTGTTGAACATTATTTTACTGCGAATCCCCATTATTTTGCACAATCAGAACAATACCGTTTTAGCATGGGAGAATTACCCGATGCGTTGATAGTCAATGCTGTTAATATCAAAACGGAAAGCAAAAAATGTTTATCGGCTCTTAATAAACTAAATAGTATTATTGACGAAGAAATTAAAGATGGGCATGTAAAAATAGCAGAGGTTGATCCGCTATTAATCGAGTCGGGACTATTTGCACAACGGCTAGAAAATTTACATGCACTCTGGAAAATGGTCAGCAAAGAACGTAATAACCAACATGCACCGATTGCTTCATGGGTTGAAAAGAAAGATAATGATCTATACCTAAATGCCTCTCCAATCGAAGTGGGTGGTATTTTAGAATATATGTTTTGGTCACAAGCCGCTGGCGTGGTTTTATGCTCAGCGACACTGACTTCCCTCAACAATTTTGATTATTTTAAACGAGAAAGCGGCCTAAAAAGTAATGATGGCACTCAGTACCTACGTTTAAAGTCACCGTTTAATTATCAACAAATACCGTTAATTGTTGCAGATATGAAAAATGAACCAACTGAAGCAGGATTTGATGATGAGTTGGTGGTTAAGATAGACCATTATCTACTCGAGAATAAAGCAAATTTAGTCTTATTTGCCTCCTATTGGCAAATGAATTTAGTGGTAGATAAATTAGCTAAAAAATACTCCCAAGCATTATTAGTACAAGGGGTTTTATCACGCAGTAAATTAGTCGAAACACATAAAAAACGCTGTGACCAAGGGCTAACGAGTATCTTGTTTGGTACAGGTAGCTTGTCCGAAGGTCTCGACTTACCCAGCCACTACTTGAATAATTTAATTATCACTAAACTGCCCTTTGCCGTGCCAAACTCCCCCGTAGAAGAAGCGCATTCTGAATGGATAAAAGCACAGGGTGGAAACCCTTTTTTACAACTATCGATTCCTGAAACGAGTAAAAAATTGATTCAATCCTGTGGACGCTTAATACGTACGGAAGAGGATACTGGTCAAATTATTATTTTAGATAAACGAGTGAAAACTAAGCGCTATGGTAAAAGCTTACTTGATGCACTTCCCCCTTTTGATATTCGCTATGAGATAAAACATGATGATTGA
- a CDS encoding histidine kinase, with protein sequence MAEKTAALESANQTIEFLFTTSQQLSVVDLSSPILTEALNSLGKYAQLQKLCLELNNGHFIPSDLGCATGAKNHFRIPIILNSKTYGYLNYATANNTKVQQALIDSFTGLVARALYQQEHHAQEQKLFLMEERSIIARELHDSIAQSLSFLKIQCDLLQRQIYNEQEQVAQQTIDDIKIALDEAYKHLRSLLATFRLNAPQSDFNEALQTVINTLQTNTKATISVHHFSAPFRLDARQHIHLLQIVREAIINAIKHANCTDIVISCIITSDNNVWISINDNGEGMATAYKTDDSSQNYDHFGLSIMQHRADELGAKLTFPKHSKGTEVKIIFPLTACYTHKEV encoded by the coding sequence GTGGCTGAAAAAACGGCTGCTTTAGAAAGTGCTAATCAAACCATTGAATTTTTGTTCACCACATCACAGCAATTAAGTGTTGTTGATTTATCTTCTCCTATTTTAACAGAGGCATTAAATTCGCTGGGTAAATATGCGCAGTTACAAAAATTATGTTTAGAGTTAAATAATGGCCATTTTATTCCAAGTGATTTAGGCTGTGCAACGGGTGCGAAAAATCACTTTCGCATTCCCATTATTCTCAATAGTAAAACCTATGGTTATCTCAATTACGCGACTGCAAATAACACAAAAGTACAGCAAGCGCTGATTGATAGCTTTACCGGTTTGGTTGCAAGAGCACTTTATCAACAAGAACATCACGCCCAGGAGCAGAAATTATTTTTAATGGAAGAGAGAAGTATTATCGCACGCGAATTACACGACTCTATTGCACAATCCTTATCATTTTTAAAAATCCAATGCGATCTTTTACAACGGCAAATTTACAACGAACAAGAACAAGTGGCACAACAAACCATTGATGATATTAAAATAGCACTTGATGAAGCCTATAAACATCTACGCTCTTTACTTGCAACATTCCGTTTAAACGCTCCTCAATCTGACTTTAATGAGGCCTTACAAACGGTCATCAATACATTACAAACAAATACCAAAGCGACTATTTCTGTTCACCATTTTTCAGCACCATTTAGATTAGATGCTCGCCAGCATATACATTTACTACAAATTGTTCGAGAAGCTATCATTAATGCAATAAAACATGCTAACTGCACCGATATTGTTATATCGTGTATCATAACAAGCGATAACAATGTATGGATTAGTATCAATGATAATGGAGAAGGGATGGCCACTGCATATAAAACTGATGATTCAAGCCAGAACTATGATCATTTTGGATTATCGATTATGCAGCACCGCGCCGATGAACTAGGCGCAAAACTTACCTTTCCAAAGCATAGCAAAGGTACCGAAGTAAAAATAATCTTCCCGTTAACCGCCTGTTATACACATAAGGAAGTATAA
- the priC gene encoding primosomal replication protein PriC, whose product MAQFQVLLQLVQGLEQGQAKLLYHSYSKPKEQIYQQLQKQYHYEHRLLTMISEQEDRLLATENDDKYYIKEKIAALKVRYQKCNTYTQHLEFKLDEIKDD is encoded by the coding sequence GTGGCGCAGTTTCAAGTTTTATTACAGCTCGTACAAGGGTTAGAACAAGGTCAAGCAAAACTACTCTATCATTCTTACTCCAAACCAAAAGAACAGATATACCAACAACTACAAAAACAATACCACTATGAACATCGCCTATTAACCATGATTTCTGAACAGGAAGATCGCCTGCTTGCTACTGAAAATGACGATAAATATTATATAAAAGAAAAAATAGCCGCATTAAAAGTACGTTACCAGAAATGCAATACTTATACACAGCACCTTGAGTTTAAATTGGATGAAATTAAAGATGACTAA
- the napF gene encoding ferredoxin-type protein NapF: MLFNASKRRLFKHTNNTVIDNLLPWIYQSEALIAHCTQCGDCIDACPEKIVIKGDGGYPSIDFSRGECTFCGKCADICKAPIFVSTELQPWSKKAQVNNSCLANLHVYCRSCADSCEVEALSFQLGVSNAPLINADLCTGCGACFSPCPTQAIDIKEIE, translated from the coding sequence ATGCTTTTTAATGCTAGTAAACGTAGGCTATTCAAACATACTAACAATACGGTTATTGATAATTTATTACCTTGGATTTATCAATCCGAAGCTTTAATTGCACATTGTACGCAATGTGGTGATTGTATTGATGCCTGCCCTGAAAAAATAGTGATTAAAGGGGATGGTGGTTACCCCAGCATTGATTTTAGCCGCGGTGAATGTACTTTTTGTGGAAAGTGTGCAGATATTTGTAAAGCGCCTATATTTGTAAGTACAGAGTTGCAGCCGTGGTCAAAAAAAGCACAGGTAAATAATTCATGCCTTGCTAATTTACATGTTTATTGCCGCAGCTGTGCTGACAGTTGTGAAGTTGAAGCCCTATCATTTCAGTTGGGGGTAAGTAATGCCCCGCTGATTAATGCCGATTTATGTACTGGATGTGGTGCATGCTTTTCTCCCTGCCCAACCCAAGCTATCGACATAAAGGAAATAGAATGA
- the priC gene encoding primosomal replication protein PriC, with product MQSLQNQLHDLSKRCNLLDKTIKQSENHFFVFEVHIFAQRSLNLKGYITQLQDTYNGLHDVITKGLPEESD from the coding sequence TTGCAATCGTTACAAAATCAATTACATGATTTGAGTAAACGTTGCAATCTCTTAGATAAAACAATTAAGCAGAGTGAGAATCATTTTTTTGTTTTCGAAGTGCACATTTTTGCACAGCGGTCTTTAAACCTGAAGGGTTATATAACACAGCTACAGGATACCTATAATGGTTTACATGATGTGATAACTAAAGGTTTACCAGAAGAATCTGATTAA
- the cysS gene encoding cysteine--tRNA ligase encodes MLKIYNTLTRQKELFKPLVTGKVGMYVCGVTIYDYCHIGHARTFVAFDTVARYLRFSGYNLTYIRNITDVDDKIIKRANENGESCDQLTQRFTKAMHDDFDALNMLRPDLEPRVTEHMDEVIVMIEKLLHKNHAYIADNGDVLFSVASFTEYGQLSGQDLQMLQAGSRVDVDESKHNPLDFVLWKMSKDNEPFWPSPWGNGRPGWHIECSAMNHKHLGEIFDIHGGGSDLAFPHHENEIAQSCCAHHGKYVNTWMHSGMVQVDKVKMSKSLNNFFTIKDVLAEYDSESVRYFLISGQYRSQLNYSEDNLKQARASLERLYTAIRDVDVADLKIDKNDPHYSRFCAAMDDDFNTPEALAVLFDLVKEINRVKAAGSNKVAQLAALLITMANVLGLLSQSPELFLKGNENDDEVMLIEALIKQRNDARANKDWASADQARDKLAALKIVLEDSAAGTTWRKQ; translated from the coding sequence ATGTTAAAAATATACAACACACTGACCAGACAAAAAGAATTATTTAAGCCACTTGTTACAGGAAAGGTAGGCATGTACGTGTGTGGTGTCACTATCTATGATTACTGTCATATAGGCCATGCCAGAACATTCGTGGCATTTGACACGGTTGCACGTTACCTTCGTTTCAGTGGTTACAATTTAACTTATATCCGTAATATCACCGATGTTGATGACAAAATAATTAAACGTGCCAATGAAAATGGAGAGAGTTGTGATCAACTGACGCAACGATTTACCAAGGCAATGCACGATGATTTCGATGCTTTAAATATGCTACGCCCTGATTTAGAGCCGCGAGTGACCGAACATATGGATGAGGTGATAGTGATGATTGAAAAATTATTGCACAAAAATCATGCTTATATCGCCGACAATGGCGATGTCCTCTTTTCGGTTGCAAGTTTCACTGAGTATGGTCAACTTAGTGGGCAAGATTTACAGATGTTGCAAGCAGGCTCACGTGTTGATGTCGATGAAAGTAAACATAATCCCCTCGATTTTGTGTTATGGAAAATGTCTAAAGACAATGAACCATTTTGGCCATCACCTTGGGGAAATGGTCGTCCAGGTTGGCACATTGAGTGTTCTGCGATGAATCATAAACATCTCGGTGAAATATTTGATATCCATGGGGGTGGTTCTGATCTTGCTTTCCCACATCACGAAAATGAGATTGCGCAATCCTGTTGTGCTCACCACGGAAAATATGTCAATACGTGGATGCATTCTGGCATGGTGCAAGTTGATAAAGTAAAAATGTCTAAATCTTTAAATAATTTTTTCACTATTAAAGATGTATTAGCTGAGTATGATAGCGAATCTGTCCGTTACTTTTTAATATCAGGTCAATATCGTAGTCAACTGAATTATTCAGAAGATAACCTGAAACAGGCACGAGCGAGTCTTGAACGCTTATATACTGCGATTCGTGATGTTGATGTTGCAGATTTAAAAATTGATAAAAATGATCCCCATTACAGTCGCTTCTGTGCTGCTATGGACGATGATTTTAATACCCCAGAGGCGCTCGCTGTCTTATTTGATCTTGTTAAAGAAATAAACCGCGTAAAAGCGGCTGGCAGCAATAAGGTGGCACAATTAGCCGCGTTATTAATAACAATGGCAAATGTACTTGGCTTACTCAGTCAATCTCCTGAGCTGTTTTTAAAGGGCAATGAAAATGATGACGAAGTCATGCTTATTGAAGCGCTTATCAAGCAGCGTAATGATGCTCGAGCGAATAAAGATTGGGCTAGTGCTGACCAAGCGAGGGATAAATTAGCGGCGCTCAAAATTGTATTAGAAGACAGTGCTGCTGGTACAACTTGGCGCAAACAATAG
- the moaA gene encoding GTP 3',8-cyclase MoaA, producing MNQLIDNYGRKFEYLRLSITDECNFKCNYCLPDGYSSPHKKHFLTVNEIRNLLNAFSELGTKKVRITGGEPSLRKDFSEIISTIANIRTIEKVAMTTNGYSLSKNAQQWFDAGLDAINVSVDSLDAKTFYLITGKNIFQRVMQGVQACVDAGFKQVKINSVLMRGLNDRDIDLYLDWIKNQPIQLRFIELMQTEDNADFFNKHHISGEWIKEKLLASGWIRKTALNHDGPAQVFTHPTHIGEIGLIMPYSKDFCNSCNRLRVSSVGRLHLCLFGEEGIDLRDLLASSKDKERLKTRIINALTTKKESHFLHAGEMGGLPIWHL from the coding sequence ATGAACCAATTGATTGATAACTATGGTAGAAAGTTTGAGTACCTGCGCTTATCTATTACCGATGAGTGCAATTTTAAATGTAATTACTGTTTACCTGATGGTTATAGCTCACCCCATAAAAAACATTTTTTAACCGTTAATGAAATCCGAAATTTATTAAATGCTTTCTCTGAATTGGGAACGAAAAAAGTACGTATTACGGGCGGAGAGCCCAGTCTGCGTAAAGATTTTTCAGAAATAATCAGCACCATTGCTAATATTCGTACGATTGAAAAAGTAGCAATGACGACCAATGGGTATAGTTTAAGTAAAAATGCACAACAATGGTTTGATGCAGGTTTAGACGCTATTAACGTGAGTGTTGATAGTCTTGATGCGAAGACTTTCTATTTAATCACGGGAAAAAATATATTTCAAAGGGTGATGCAGGGTGTTCAGGCATGTGTCGATGCTGGTTTTAAACAAGTCAAAATCAATAGCGTGTTAATGAGGGGACTCAATGATCGCGATATTGATTTATATCTTGATTGGATTAAAAATCAGCCCATTCAATTGCGTTTTATTGAATTAATGCAGACAGAAGATAATGCGGATTTTTTTAATAAGCACCATATCTCAGGGGAGTGGATTAAAGAAAAATTATTGGCATCTGGCTGGATAAGAAAAACAGCATTGAATCATGATGGTCCCGCGCAGGTATTTACACATCCTACTCATATAGGAGAGATAGGATTAATAATGCCCTATAGTAAAGACTTTTGTAACAGCTGTAATCGATTACGAGTCTCTTCAGTTGGTCGTTTACATTTATGTTTGTTTGGTGAGGAGGGGATTGATTTACGTGATTTACTCGCTTCAAGTAAGGATAAGGAACGATTAAAAACACGGATAATTAATGCCTTAACCACTAAAAAAGAGAGCCATTTTTTACATGCAGGCGAAATGGGGGGACTCCCCATTTGGCATCTATAG
- the narL gene encoding two-component system response regulator NarL, whose product MDHVTRVMIVDDHPLMRKGIQQLLTIDNEFDVIAEAQNGDEALLLAEQLHPELILLDYNMQGISGLETLKRLRQQGSDGKVIILTVSDNKQDVIAMINHGADGYLLKDSEPEQLIKSIKKIASGEMVVTDKLSAYLNELDEEDNIRTKLAKLTKREVQILQEISKGLSNRDISENIHISEGTVKVHVKSLLKKLQIKSRVEAAVIYLQQSK is encoded by the coding sequence ATGGATCATGTAACACGTGTAATGATTGTCGATGATCACCCTTTAATGCGCAAAGGTATCCAACAATTATTAACTATTGATAATGAATTTGATGTTATTGCCGAAGCACAAAATGGCGACGAAGCGCTGCTATTAGCGGAGCAATTGCACCCTGAACTTATCTTATTAGATTATAATATGCAGGGAATATCTGGTTTAGAGACACTAAAACGGTTGCGCCAACAGGGTTCTGATGGCAAAGTGATTATCTTAACGGTAAGTGATAATAAACAAGATGTTATCGCGATGATTAACCACGGCGCAGATGGCTACCTACTCAAAGATTCCGAACCAGAGCAATTAATCAAGAGTATTAAAAAAATAGCATCAGGTGAGATGGTCGTTACAGATAAATTAAGCGCGTACCTTAACGAACTCGATGAAGAAGATAATATCCGCACAAAATTAGCAAAACTGACTAAACGTGAAGTGCAAATATTACAAGAAATATCAAAAGGTTTAAGTAATCGGGATATTTCTGAAAATATCCATATTTCAGAAGGTACAGTAAAAGTACACGTTAAAAGTTTATTAAAAAAATTGCAGATAAAATCTCGGGTTGAAGCTGCTGTTATTTATTTACAGCAATCGAAATAA
- a CDS encoding peptidylprolyl isomerase, translating into MITLHTNFGDIKLQLDAEKAPKTAANFTKYAQTGHYDNTIFHRVIDGFMIQGGGFKSGMEEKETDAPVKNEANNGLSNKKYSVAMARTNEPHSASAQFFINVNDNKFLDFKSETANGWGYCVFAQVVEGSEVVDKIKGVATGNFGFVHQDVPLEDVVITSVTVEK; encoded by the coding sequence ATGATTACTTTACATACAAATTTTGGCGATATTAAACTTCAACTAGATGCTGAAAAAGCGCCAAAAACAGCGGCAAATTTTACTAAATATGCACAAACAGGCCATTATGATAACACTATTTTTCACCGTGTAATTGATGGATTTATGATTCAAGGTGGCGGATTTAAGTCAGGCATGGAAGAAAAAGAGACTGATGCGCCCGTTAAAAATGAAGCAAATAACGGCTTATCAAATAAGAAGTATTCTGTTGCTATGGCGCGCACAAACGAGCCGCACTCAGCTTCAGCGCAGTTTTTTATCAACGTAAATGATAATAAATTTTTAGATTTCAAATCAGAAACGGCTAACGGGTGGGGCTACTGTGTTTTCGCTCAGGTCGTTGAAGGCTCTGAAGTTGTAGACAAAATTAAAGGTGTAGCAACAGGTAACTTTGGTTTTGTCCATCAAGATGTGCCACTTGAAGATGTTGTTATCACCAGTGTAACAGTAGAAAAATAA
- a CDS encoding TSUP family transporter, whose translation MIEVLLDPSSWFLIAIVGLLAGFIDAIVGGGGMLTVPALLSIGLPPHLTLGTNKLSASFASGTAAYTFFSKKLFDPHFWLQSFYSTLIGAIFGTIVVNFITTQWLEKLLPLIILGVAIYSLFNRMHDINNNLLPEKTAAFQLKQRLQGFILGFYDGVSGPGTGAFWVISNMRLYTINILLASGVAKAMNFTSNLAALAVFIYFEQVDWLIGLIMGSCLMLGAYIGAHSAIRFGAKFIRPIFISIVVIMAIKLGYNAWLN comes from the coding sequence ATGATTGAAGTTTTACTAGATCCAAGCAGTTGGTTTTTAATTGCTATAGTCGGTTTATTAGCGGGGTTTATTGATGCCATTGTCGGTGGAGGAGGCATGTTAACCGTCCCAGCCCTACTAAGTATTGGCTTACCCCCTCACTTAACCTTGGGGACAAATAAACTCTCAGCTAGCTTCGCTTCAGGAACGGCCGCCTATACGTTTTTTAGCAAGAAACTATTTGATCCTCATTTTTGGTTACAAAGTTTTTATAGCACCTTAATTGGTGCAATATTTGGCACTATTGTGGTTAATTTTATTACCACACAATGGCTGGAAAAACTACTGCCACTCATTATTTTAGGGGTGGCGATATATAGTCTATTCAATCGAATGCATGATATTAACAATAACTTGCTACCAGAAAAAACCGCAGCATTTCAATTAAAACAACGTCTACAGGGCTTTATATTAGGTTTTTATGATGGCGTATCAGGACCAGGAACAGGTGCTTTCTGGGTCATTAGCAATATGCGTTTGTATACAATCAATATATTACTAGCAAGCGGCGTTGCAAAAGCAATGAACTTCACCAGTAATTTGGCAGCCTTAGCTGTCTTTATCTATTTTGAACAGGTTGATTGGTTGATTGGATTAATAATGGGAAGCTGCTTGATGTTAGGCGCTTATATAGGCGCACATTCTGCAATTCGCTTTGGAGCCAAATTTATTCGCCCCATTTTTATCTCTATTGTTGTCATTATGGCGATCAAATTAGGTTATAACGCATGGCTAAACTAA
- a CDS encoding YbaM family protein — MTKNNRQQIKLSDAPKSIQLAVDLIQLLEENKIETQTAIEALEIVLNDFKKKAAIKNNRNI; from the coding sequence ATGACTAAAAATAACAGACAACAAATTAAATTGAGTGATGCACCAAAATCCATTCAACTTGCTGTCGATTTAATTCAGTTATTAGAAGAAAATAAAATTGAAACCCAAACCGCAATCGAGGCGCTAGAGATTGTCTTAAATGATTTCAAAAAAAAAGCGGCTATCAAAAATAACCGCAATATTTAA